One genomic window of Halictus rubicundus isolate RS-2024b chromosome 12, iyHalRubi1_principal, whole genome shotgun sequence includes the following:
- the Hgo gene encoding homogentisate 1,2-dioxygenase has product MKDELKYLTGFGCEFSSEDERCPGALPVGQNSPQKCPYGLYAEQLSGSAFTAPRSSNKRSWLYRIRPSVVHDRFVPVEGASGLVYEWDGARSTPNQLKWKVFDVPSRRAKEVDFVDGLRTICGAGDCRMRQGVAIHVYLCNASMVDRALYNADGDFLIVPQLGSLLITTEFGKIRCDPNEICVIQQGMRFHVTVFGPSRGYVLEVFDGHFQLPELGPIGANGLANPRDFQTPVAWYEDRETNYKIVGKFQGKLFAAEQRHSPFDVVAWHGNYVPFKYNLDRFMVVNSVSFDHCDPSIFTVLTCPSFKPGTAAADFVIFPPRWSVQQHTFRPPYYHRNCMSEFMGLVKGRYEAKEESFHPGEASLHSIMTPHGPDARCFETASNCKLEPERIADGTMAFMFETCYSLVATEWATTTSNKLDHDYNKCWEPLEKHFDPNAKPATSDR; this is encoded by the exons ATGAAGGACGAATTAAAG TATCTGACGGGGTTCGGTTGCGAGTTCTCCAGCGAGGACGAAAGGTGTCCCGGCGCTCTGCCCGTGGGCCAGAACAGCCCGCAAAAGTGCCCGTACGGGCTGTACGCCGAGCAACTCTCCGGCTCCGCGTTCACCG CTCCTCGATCTTCGAACAAACGTTCCTGGCTGTATCGGATCAGACCGTCCGTCGTCCATGACCGCTTCGTCCCCGTCGAAGGAGCGTCCGGTCTCGTCTACGAGTGGGACGGCGCTCGTTCGACGCCGAACCAA CTGAAATGGAAGGTGTTCGACGTGCCGAGCAGACGAGCCAAGGAAGTCGATTTCGTCGACGGGTTGCGCACAATATGCGGCGCCGGTGATTGTCGCATGCGGCAAGGTGTCGCGATCCACGTGTACCTGTGCAACGCCTCGATGGTCGACAGGGCGCTCTACAACGCCGACGGGGATTTTCTGATCG TGCCGCAGCTGGGCTCGTTGCTCATCACCACCGAGTTCGGCAAGATCCGATGCGATCCGAACGAGATATGCGTGATCCAGCAGGGCATGCGGTTCCACGTGACGGTATTCGGGCCGTCCCGTGGATACGTTCTCGAAGTGTTCGACGGCCATTTTCAGCTGCCCGAGTTGGGACCGATAG GAGCGAACGGTCTGGCGAATCCGAGGGACTTTCAAACGCCCGTCGCTTGGTACGAAGACCGCGAGACCAATTACAAGATCGTCGGCAAATTTCAGGGGAAATTGTTCGCCGCCGAACAACGCCACAGTCCTTTCGACGTGGTGGCCTGGCACGGAAACTACGTCCCGTTCAAATACAACCTGGACAGGTTCATGGTTGTTAATTCGGTCTCGTTCGATCATTGC GATCCCTCCATTTTTACCGTTCTCACGTGCCCGTCGTTCAAGCCTGGAACCGCGGCGGCCGATTTCGTCATCTTCCCGCCGCGATGGTCCGTCCAACAGCATACTTTTCGTCCGCCCTATTATCATC GAAATTGTATGAGCGAGTTCATGGGCCTCGTGAAGGGACGCTACGAAGCCAAAGAGGAAAGTTTTCATCCGGGAGAAGCGTCGCTGCACTCGATTATGACGCCTCACGGGCCGGATGCACGCTGTTTCGAAACCGCTTCGAACTGCAAGCTCGAACCCGAGCGCATCGCCGACGGAACCATGGCGTTCATGTTCGAGACCTGTTACAGTTTGGTGGCCACCGAATGGGCGACCACGACCTCCAACAAGCTCGACCACGATTACAACAAATGCTGGGAACCACTCGAGAAGCATTTCGACCCGAACGCCAAGCCTGCAACGTCCGATCGTTGA